DNA from Micromonospora nigra:
GAGGGTTCGGCGCCGGCGGCCACGTCCAGCCCGGCGAACAGGTCGGACTCCCAACCGTACGGGCCGTCGCCCGGGCCCTTCTCCCCGACGGCGAGGGTGAAGTACTCCACCCCCATGAACTCGGCGCCGAAGTTGCCGGCGATCGAGTACAGCCAGGAGGTGTCGGGGATCTGCGTGGCGTGCGCCCGCATGGCCGCCTCCTTGGCGGCGTGCTGATCCGTGGCGTCGATCCGGGCCGCGATCTGCTCGTCGGGCGTGCCGAAGGGCAGCTCGGTCAGGTCGTCGATGCCGGCGAAGGGATTGTCCGACGACTCGGCGAAGTGGCTCATCCCCGCCTCCAGCACACTCAGCGGCATGGCCGTCCAGTAGATCTTCGCCGGGGCGAAGCCCTGCCCGGCGGCCAGCTCCGCCGCACGCATCGCCACCCGGTGCGCCTGGATGTGGTCCGGGTGGCCGTAGAAGCCGTTGTCGTCGTACGTGATCATGACCTGCGGGCGGACCTCGCGCATGACCTCCGCCAGGTGGCCGGCGGCCTCGTCGAGGTCGGCCTGCCAGAAGGCCCGGGGGTGCTCGTTGGTGGACAGGCCCATCATGCCGGAGTCCCGGTATCGGCCGGCGCCGCCGAGGAAGCGGTGATCGGTCACCCCGAGTGCGGCGCAGGCCGCCGCCAGCTCGGTGATCCGGTACCCGCCGAGCTGGTCGGCCTCGGCCGCGGCGAGCTGGGCAAGCGCCGGCACGTGGACCTCGCCCTCCTCGCCGAGCGTGCAGGTGACCAGGGTGACGTGGGTGCCGGTGGCCGCGTAGTGGGCCATGGTGGAGCCGGTGCCGATGGACTCGTCGTCGGGGTGCGCGTGGACCAGCAGGAGCCGGCGGGCGGGCAACGTCGTCACGCCGGTCACTCTATCCGGCGGTTCCCCCGCACCGGCCCCGACGCGTCCGCCCAGGTCGGCCACATCACCACCGGCGCGGTCCTACGATCTACAGCTGTGGACTATCCGGAGCTGGCCGCCCGTACCCGCCGGTTCAGCCACGGGGCACCGCGCGCCGTCTCCGTGGCCGACGACGGCACCCGCGTGCTCTTCCTGCGCTCCGGCGGCCCGGAGGACCCGGCCGACGCGCTCTGGCTCCTCGACGTCGCCACCGGCACC
Protein-coding regions in this window:
- the mshB gene encoding N-acetyl-1-D-myo-inositol-2-amino-2-deoxy-alpha-D-glucopyranoside deacetylase, which translates into the protein MTGVTTLPARRLLLVHAHPDDESIGTGSTMAHYAATGTHVTLVTCTLGEEGEVHVPALAQLAAAEADQLGGYRITELAAACAALGVTDHRFLGGAGRYRDSGMMGLSTNEHPRAFWQADLDEAAGHLAEVMREVRPQVMITYDDNGFYGHPDHIQAHRVAMRAAELAAGQGFAPAKIYWTAMPLSVLEAGMSHFAESSDNPFAGIDDLTELPFGTPDEQIAARIDATDQHAAKEAAMRAHATQIPDTSWLYSIAGNFGAEFMGVEYFTLAVGEKGPGDGPYGWESDLFAGLDVAAGAEPSAGGAGPSVEGAEPSAGGAGGPAAGGSEPTTGGAGAPPVPAAGLR